The sequence below is a genomic window from Vicinamibacterales bacterium.
ACGTCGGCGCCGGCGCGCGCGCCAAGGCCAAAGTTCACGTCCGCGGGCGCGGGCGCGGGCGCGGCGGCATAGGTTTCGAGGCGCTGGCGCAGGCTGCCGGCCCGCATGTCGATCTTGGCGCCGATGCCGGATCGGTTGCTGGCTCGCGGCGCCAGCTGCACGTGGACGATGTGGGCCGCGCCTGCACGCGTATTGCGCCAGACGCGGACGCCGTCGCGCCCGCGGAACACGATGTCGGTCGACCCGTCGCCGTCGAGGTCGCCGGTCGCGAGCGCCATCGCGCTGAGGTCTCCTGGAGCGTAGGCCGCCAGCGATCCCGGGAAGGCGCGCGAGGTGACGTCGCTCCAGCCGCTGCCGATGTTGCGCAGCATTTTCGGACCCCCGCTGGTGACGATCAGCAGGTCGAGTAGGCCGTCGGCATCGTAGTCGAGCAACTGCGCCGCGCGCGCGCGCGACGCCGCCGGCAGCGCGGCCGTCGTGAATCCGCCACGGCCGTCGCTGAGCGCCAGCGTGCCCGGGCCGGTCGCGTTGCCGAAGAAGAAGTCGGGGTAGCCGTCCTTGTTGATGTCACCGGCGGCAATGGCGTCGACGTCGGTGGTGACGCGCAGGCCCGCGTCTGCGGCCACGTCCTTGAACGTGCCGTCGCGCATGTTGCGGAAGAGCAGCGGCGCTCCCGCCCCCGCCATCAACAGGTCGATGTCGCGGCGGTTGTCGAAGTCGGTAGGGACGATGGCGGCGATCGCACGCGAAGCGGCGACGCCGGCCTGCGCCGTGATGTCGGTGAATGTGCCGTCGCCGTTGTTGCGCAGCAGGACATTGGCGGCCGGGCCCCCAGCGCCGGCGCGATCGCCGCCGAACGCGATCGCCAGATCGAGATCGCCATCGTGATCGGCGTCGACGAAGGCGGCCGTCCGCCCGGCGGCCCGTCGCTCGATCGCGCTCAATCCGGCGCGTGCGGTGGCGTTCTCGAAGCCCGCCCGCTCCGTCTGGTGGTAGAGCGTGACGCCGTCCGTCCGCACCACCAGGAGATCGGCCCGTCCGTCGTTGTCGTAGTCGCCGACGACCACGGCTGTCGCCGGCGGCAGCGGCGCCGCCCCGAACCAGGCGGCAGTCGTATCGACGAAACGGCCGCGGACATTTCGGAAGACGCGGAGCGAGGTGCCGCCGCCGTCGACCAGATCGAGGCTGCCGTCGCCGTCGAGATCGGCGAGCGCGATGGCGCCGGCATTCGACGGCAACGGTGGAGCGCCGCTGGTGCGGGTCCCTGGCAGCCGCGTCGCAGTGACGTCGGTGAATCCGACCGCCGGCGTCGCGGGATCGACGAGATCCGCCTCTGCCCCCGTCGACGCGATCGCCTCACCGTAGCGGCCTTGTTCGAGATACGCCTGCGAATACGTGACGGCGTAGCCGGTGTTACGGAGTGCCTGGAAGCGATCCATCGCCGCGGGCGCGCCTGGATCGCCGGCGCGTGTCAGCGCGGTCGCCAGACCATAGGCTGCGGTTGCGTTGTACGGCTCCGCCGCCAGCGCGGCGCGAAGCAGGTCGGCCGCCTTCGTGTACTCACGCTGCTCCAGGTACAGCTGCCCGAGATTCGTCGCGGCGCCGGCATCGGCGGGATCCATCTGGCGGACTCGCCCGAACGCCGCGACCGCATCCTCGACCCGGTCGTCGGCGCGGGCGAGCAGGCCCAGCAGGTAGTCGGGCTCCGGACGCCCCGGCAACGCGGCGCGCGCGGCCTCCAGCTCGGTGCGCGCCGCCTTCGCGTCCCCGCCGTAGAACATCGCAATGCCGAGGTTAAGGCGGGCGATGGCCAGCGCGGGATCGATGGCGCGCGCGCGCCGGAACGCCGCGGTCGCGGCGGCGAAGTTGTACTGCTCGAGATAGGCGACACCGGTATTGTTGGCGCGATAGGCGTTGTCCCGCACCGCGACCGCCGGCTGCTGCGCGCGGCCGACGGCGATCAGCAGCGTGACCGCGAGCGCGTGAAGGGTGATGCGGCTCATTTTCTGACGAACGGCACCCGCTGCGAGATGCCCTTTCCCTGTTCGATCGTGATGGTCTGGCCGGCGTCGGCGCCCTCGATCGTCTGCGCGGTGCCGTCCGGCCACTTGATGTCGATCTTCGTCGCCCTCGCGGCGGCGCCGAGTCCGAAAGTCAGCGGCAGTTCGCTCTGCGACAGGTAGCTCGAGCCAGTACGCACCATCAGCCACGGCGACGTGCCGTTGGCGCTCGTCACGCGCGCGAACGCGCCGATCGCGTCGCGGTTGCTCCGGCCCGCGCCGACGAGCTTGACGCGCAGCGCACGATTGTTGTCGCCGCCGTCGTTGCGATACACGTGCGCCGCGCCGTGGTTCACGGTGACGACGAGATCGAGATCCCCGTCGCCGTCGAGATCGGCATAGGCGGCCCCGCGTGCGACGTGCTTCTCGGCCAGCGCCGCGCCCGACCTGGCGGTCACCTCCTCGAACTGCTTCGGGCCGGTGCCTCTGAAGAGATGCGGCGCCTGCGCATACGTGACGCGCGGCTGGACGCTGTTGATGTCGTCGGCGACATGGCCGTTGGCGGCGAAGATGTCGAGGCGGCCGTCGTTGTCGTAGTCGAAGAAGAAACAGCCGAAGGTCAGCGTCAGCAGTGACGCCCTGCCGATCGTCGAGGTCGGCGCCTCGTCGATGAACAGGCCGTTGCCCTCGTTCCGGTAGAGGGCCATCATCTCGTTCGAGAAGTTGCCGATCAGCAGGCTCTGGCGGCCGGAGCCGTCGAAATCGGCGGCGTCGACGCCCATGCCGGCCCGCGCGACGCCAGCCTCGTTGAAGGCGACGCCGGCGGAGACGGCGACGTCCTTGAACGTTCCGTCGTGTTTGTTCTCGTAGAGGTGGTTCGGCTGCGTGTCATTGGCGACGAAGACGTCGACCCAGCCGTCGCCGTTGAAATCGAGGAGTGCGACGCCGAGCCCTTTCGCCGTCGCGTCGCCGATGCCGGCCTTCGCCGTCACGTCCTCGAATCTGCCGTCGCCGAGGTTGTGAAAGAGCTGCGCGCTCTGTCCCTTGTACGATTCCGGCGTGCAGTACGACTTCGCCTTGCCGTCGAGCGTGCAGAAGAGATCTTTGGCGATGGTCCAGTCGACGTAGTGCGCGACGAAGAGATCGAGGCGGCCGTCGCGATCGTAGTCGAACCACGCGGCGCTCGTCGAGAAGCCGCTGCTGCCGACGCCGGCCTGCGCAGTGACGTCGGCGAACTTACCGCCGCCGAGGTTGTGGTAGAGATGATTGCCGCCGAGACCGGTGACGTAGAGATCCGTTCTGCCGTCGTTGTCGAAGTCGGCGGCGGCGGCGCCGAGTCCGTAGAACGACGTCTTGAGCCCGGCGGCGGCGGTGACGTCGGCGAACGTGCCGTCGTGGTTGTTGTGATAGAGGGCAGACGCGGCAGCCTTCGCCGGCTGTCCCGGCCACGTCGTCGAATTCACGAAGAAGAGATCGGGCCAGCCGTCGCCGTCAGCGTCGAACACGGCGACTCCGGACCCCATCGTCTCCGGCAGGTATTTCTTTCCGAACGCGCCGTTCTCGTGCCGGAACTTCACGCCCGCCGCCGCGGTGACGTCGGTGAACGTCGGCAGCGGCGCCTGTGCCCCCACCAGACCCGCCGTCGTCGCGAGCAGCGCGATGAGGCACGTCGACCTCACCGTCATCGCGCCCCCCCAGCAAGTTCCTTCGTGCCCTTCGTCCCGTTCGTGCCCTTCGTGTCCTTGTGTTCATGGATCGATTGGCGCTCGTTGTTGTCGTCGGGATGAAGCTGACGGTATGGCCCGGTGATCGCCTGCGAGGACTCGTCAGCCTTGAACCGTTCGTAGAGTTGTTCTTCGCGCCCGGCCTGTTCGTTGTTGCCGAGCCCTCGATAACAGAGCATCAGGTTGTAGTGCGCCTGCAGGTCTTCCGGATCGACGCTGAGCACCTGTTGGAAGGCTTGTACCGCCGGCGCGAATTGCCGCTGCAGGAACAGGACGCGGCCGATCTGGTTGAGCACGACCCGATCGCGCGGGTACTGCGCCGAGGCCTCGCGCAGATGGGCGAGCGCCTCGTCGTAGCGGCCGGACGTCTTGAGCACCGTGCCGAGGAAGAAATGGGTTTTGGCCAGCTTCGGATCACGCGTCAGCGCCTGCTGCAGCATGCCTTCAGCGGCGGTCATGTTGCCTTCCTGGATCTGCGCGCGCGCGACGTTGACCCAACCGTCGGGGTAGCCCGGCTCCATCTGCGTCACCTTCAGGAACGCCGCTTCGGCACCCTTCAAGTCGCCTTGCAGCAGCAGGCCGATGCCGTAGTCGTTCCAGCGCTCGCGCACGGACGGATCGAGCACCTGCGTCTTCGCGCCGGCGGCCGGCGGTGCGACGCGCAGCGTCGCCTGCGCCTGCGACAGGATCGTGGTCGGGATGTCGGGGATGGCCTTCATCGGACCCGAGACGTGCGAGGTGTCACCCGTGAACTGCCACACGCCGTCGTCGTAGCCGACACCGACCGCATCTTTCGGGGTGCCGGGCGCGCGCACGCCGGCGAACGCCCACTGCGTGTTCCACCAGGCGAACTTGCGGTAGTTCACTTTGGCGCGCAGCGTGATCCGTCCCTTGGCGTCGGGCGGGATGGTCAGGCGGTAGTGGATGGTGTCGGCTGCGCCCGGCGGGATCAAGCGGACGTAGGCGACCGAGCGGGCCGCCCACGCGTTGCGCTTGTTGATCTGGTTCCCGTGGGCGTCGATCAGCAGGCTGCGGTAGAAATGCGCGCCCGATTCGACGGGACCGCGGCCGCCGTCCTCGATGGCGCCGCTGTGAAAGACCGTCCGCCCCTGTTCGTCGAGCGCCTCGAACTCGACCCAGACGTCGAAGGCGTCGACCGTGCCGCCGGGGAAGAAGTGGCCGACCTTGCGAGTGCGGACGACAACTTCGAGGCGCACCGACTCGCCGGGCGTGACCGTCGCATCGATCTTGTCGAGCGGCCCGACGACTTCGGACGGCGTCGCGATGAAGCCCTGCCGCGCGCCGAAGTTCATCGACTCCTCGCCGACGGCGAAGGTGCTGGCCTCGCTCGGCTCCTGGCTCGCCGGCGTCTGAGCGACCGGCCGCGCCTCGGCGCCGCGGACCAGCCCGAAGATGTCGACCGACACCGCCGTCTGCAGGAAGGCCTGCGTCGTCCCGAGCTGTGTCTTGTCGCCGTTCACGAAGGGGATGGCGGTGTTGGCGGCGGGGAAGCGATGGGAGTGGATCATCCCGCCCTTCGCTGCCGGATCGGCGGACGCCACGAGCGGCATGTGGCAGTCGGCGCACATCTGCGGCTTCGGCGGATAGTAGAACGATCGCGCCCCTTGCCCGGAGACGCCGGACGCCTGCCAGTTGTCGTAATCGTTGAAGCCGCGGGACCAGCGGTAGTTGTTCACCGGCACGTCGAGGTGGACTTTGTGGCAGGCCGAGCAGAACTCCGGCGTCTGGGCCGTATGGAACGATTGCAGGAAGGTGCGGCGGTGCGGCTCGGGATCGAGGTAGAGCAGCGTATCGTGCGCCTTTTTCAGGATCGGATTGCTGCTCGCCGCCAGATCGTGCAGCGGCGGGTACTCGATGGTGAAGTCGCCCTGGCCCATCGTGCTGTGCACGCTCGAGATCGAATGGCACGACGTGCAGGCGAGCCCGGCCTGCGCCTCGGGCGTGTCGATCTGGTCCTTGATCGGCCGGTCGAAGCGGCCGTTGAAGAACACCGCGTGATCGTGACAGCCGGCGCACCACTTCGACGAGCGCACGCCGTTGACGTCCTGCATGTACTCGATCGACTTGCGATACCACTGATTGTTGAACGACGAGAAGTGGTGCATCGACGACTTCCACTGGTCGTAGATGTCGCGGTGGCACGAGCCGCAGGTGTCGCTGGTCATGAAGAACGTCGACGGGATCGTGTGCCCGACGTTGGTGTTCGCCGACGACGGGAAGAACGGGCTCGCGGGGCCGGCCCCCTCGCCATCCATGCTGACCGGTGTCGTGGCCGGGTTGACGATGCGCACGGGGGCGCGCTCTGCCGCGGCCTGGCGGACGACGACAGCCGCCCCCCATCCGGCGAGCGCGACGACGGCCAGTCCGGAAAAGATCCTCGCCGGCGTCAACCGCAGCGATGGACGGCGCGCGAGGAGCGACGCCACGGCCAGCCCGATCGCGATAACGGTTCCGGGGGTCATGCAGGCGATGTGCGCGACCAGCAGCGGATGGAACCGCCTCGTGTTGCCGGTGGCGACGAGCGCGATGCCGAGCACCGTACCGGCGGCGAGCGGCAGGGCGGCGGCCCACCACGAGGCGGGGGTCGGCCGTTCGCGTCGCCGCAGCCAGATCACCGCGAGGACGGCGGTCGCGGCGCCGAGCACCACGTGCATCGCGACATTGCCGTAGTAGAAAAGGGATGGCGTCGCAAACAGCGCGAGATAGATGCTGTTGACGACGAGGACGGCGCCGCTCGCGACTAGTATGTTTCTACTACCCATGATGCGTCCGTTTCATCCCCTACAAAAGGGAGAGTGTAATACGTATCCGGGTGTGCGTTCGCGGCGTGATCACGCCCTCGACGAGCGCGGCTATCGAACACGCGGTTCGTCGCCGACGGCACGTCGGGTCAGTGCATCCGGTCGCCGCCCGGAGGCGATCATCAGTGTGGTGGGTGTTGCGGTGTCGTGGAATCGATCGCCAGCGCGCCTAGCCGAGCGCCGTCGCCAGTTCGTCGTAGGAGATCGCCACGGGCCCGAAGCGCGCGACCGCGAGTCCCGCGGCGCGGTTGGCGAGGCGCGCGGCCGCGACCGCCGTGCCCTGCGCCGCGAGTCCCAGCCCCATCGCGGCGATGACCGTATCTCCCGCGCCGGTCACGTCCGAGACTTCGCGCGCCTCGGCGGGCAGATCGAACTCGCCGCCTGGCCCGAGCAGCCACATCCCGTGCTCGCCGCGCGTGATGAGGACCGACTCGCATTGCGCGCGGACGCGGAAGGCCTGCGCCGCGCGCCGCGCTTCCTCGGCGGTGCGGATGCGCTGCAGTGTCACCGCTCCCGCTTCATGATGGTTCGGGGTGATCAGCGAGGCGCCGGCGTAGTAGTCGATGTGCGGCACCTTCGGATCGACGAGCGACGGCACGCCGCGCGCCCGGGCGCCCGCGATCGCCGCCTGGGCGGTGCCGGCCGTGACCGCACCTTTCTGATAGTCGGAGATCAGGACGACGTCGGCGCGCGCCAACGCCTCGCGCACTTTCTTGACGAGCTCGGCTTCGAGCGCGGCGCCGACCGGTGCGTCGCACTCGTAGTCGACACGCGCGACCTGCTGGTTGCGCGTGGTGACGACCCGCAGCTTGCGCGTGGTGCAACGGTTCGCGTCGGCCAGCACGCCGCCGGTGCCGATTCCGGCCTCGCGCAGTTCCGCCACCAGGCGCGCGCCCTCGGCGTCGTTGCCGACCAGCCCGGCGATCTCGGCCCGTCCGCCGAGCGCCGCGACGTTGTGCGCGACGTTGGCCGCGCCGCCCAGCCGGAAGCTCTCGTGATCGAACTGCACCACCGGCACCGGCGCTTCCGGAGAAATCCGATCGACGCGGCCGATCACGAAATGATCGAGCATCAGATCACCGAGGATCAGCACCGTGCGATCGCGCGCGGCGTCGAGCAGCGCGCGCAGGTCAGTCGGGCCGGTAGGCATAAGGCAGCGTCACCAGCACCAGGAACAGCATCAGGAACTCGGAGTCGCCGAAATTGTATTCGAACAGCCCGGCGGCGAGCATCGCTCCGATCACCGACAGCCCCGCGTTCGAGAGCGACGGCTGGTCGGCTTGACGCCGTCTCCAGAAGTCGCGAACCAGCGTCGCAATGAACCACAGCCAGACCAGGAGCGCCGGCAGGCCGCGCTCGGCCGCGATCTGCAGCGGCACGTTGTGCAGATGCGGGGTCATCTGGTTGACCGCGCCGGGTACCCGGTAGTGCGGGTAGACCTCCTGGACCATGTCGGGCCCGACGCCGGTCAGCGGATCGTCCTTGATGATGTGCCAGCCCGACTTCAGCATCGCCAGCCGATCGGCGTTCGACGGATCTTTGAGATTGATCGTCGAATAGAGCCGTGCCGTCAGGTTGGCCGGCGCCGTGAACACGAAGGCGGCGAACACGAGCGGCAGGAGCGCCAGCAGGCGGAAGTCGCGCAGCAGAAACAGGATGCCCAGACCGACACAGGCGCCGACCCAGGCGCTGCGCGTGAAGGTGAAGGCCAGCGCCAGCAGCAGCGCCGGCAGGACCAGCGCCGCCCAGGCACGGCGCCGATGCGCGAAGATGACCCGTGAGACCGCCGCGCAGGTGACCAGCATCAGCAGGCCCGAGTAGGTCATGTAGAGGCCGAGCGTGCCCTGCGGTCGCCGGCCGAGATTGTCGTAGTTGAGGATGAGGTACTGGATGATGCCGTACGCGGCGCTCATTGCGCCGACCGTGATCACGACATCGGTCGCCAGCAGCGCCCGCCGGCCGCGGAACAGGCGATAGGTCAGCGGCACGATGATCAGCAGCACGAGCTGCTTCGAGTCGACCAGGCTGACGCGCGGATCGACCGAGAAGACCGCCGCGGCCAGCGTCGCCACGGCGTAGGCGGCGAGCGGCCAGAAGAGGTTCGGGAACTCGGCCCGCTCGTGATTGCGCACGAGCAGGGCGATCCACAGCAGCGTCGTGATCGTCAGCAGGATGTCGGCCGCGGCGATCGACACCTGCAGCGCCGCCGCAAAGGCGAGCATCGTCAGGCACGCGGCCCGCTCCAGCGGCGCCGCCGGCAGCACGGGCCCCGTGTCGGCCAATCCGTTCGACCCCGGGCCGGCCTGAAGTCTCATGCCGGATCTCCCGCGCGGCCGTCCGTCGACGCTCGCACCGATGGCGGAACGGCCGCCGTTCCCAGCGTGCGCTCGGCCGCTTCGATGACCAGGGCGGGGGACAGCGTGGTCAGGCAGCGGAAGTCTCCCGGCGTGCAGGTGCGCTGATCGCATGGGCGGCATGGAAGGTCGTCGAGCTCGATCGACACCGTCGGGATGGCGCGCGGACGCCAGGGCGCCGATTGCGCCGCCAGCGTCGGTCCGTAAATGCCGACGACCGGCGTGACGGTGGCGGCGGCCATGTGCAACGGCCCCGTGTCTCCTCCGATGAACAGACGGCTGCGTCCGATCAGCGCTCTCAGCTCCTGCAGGTCGAATTCTCCCAGATCCACGATCCGTCCGTTCCCCGCGGTCAGCCGCTCCCGGGCGGTGGCGGCGATGCGCGCCGTGGCGTCCCGGTCCGACGGCCCCGAACTGAGCACGACGCGCCGTCCGCCGGGCGAGGCGA
It includes:
- a CDS encoding CRTAC1 family protein translates to MTVRSTCLIALLATTAGLVGAQAPLPTFTDVTAAAGVKFRHENGAFGKKYLPETMGSGVAVFDADGDGWPDLFFVNSTTWPGQPAKAAASALYHNNHDGTFADVTAAAGLKTSFYGLGAAAADFDNDGRTDLYVTGLGGNHLYHNLGGGKFADVTAQAGVGSSGFSTSAAWFDYDRDGRLDLFVAHYVDWTIAKDLFCTLDGKAKSYCTPESYKGQSAQLFHNLGDGRFEDVTAKAGIGDATAKGLGVALLDFNGDGWVDVFVANDTQPNHLYENKHDGTFKDVAVSAGVAFNEAGVARAGMGVDAADFDGSGRQSLLIGNFSNEMMALYRNEGNGLFIDEAPTSTIGRASLLTLTFGCFFFDYDNDGRLDIFAANGHVADDINSVQPRVTYAQAPHLFRGTGPKQFEEVTARSGAALAEKHVARGAAYADLDGDGDLDLVVTVNHGAAHVYRNDGGDNNRALRVKLVGAGRSNRDAIGAFARVTSANGTSPWLMVRTGSSYLSQSELPLTFGLGAAARATKIDIKWPDGTAQTIEGADAGQTITIEQGKGISQRVPFVRK
- a CDS encoding tetratricopeptide repeat protein, translating into MGSRNILVASGAVLVVNSIYLALFATPSLFYYGNVAMHVVLGAATAVLAVIWLRRRERPTPASWWAAALPLAAGTVLGIALVATGNTRRFHPLLVAHIACMTPGTVIAIGLAVASLLARRPSLRLTPARIFSGLAVVALAGWGAAVVVRQAAAERAPVRIVNPATTPVSMDGEGAGPASPFFPSSANTNVGHTIPSTFFMTSDTCGSCHRDIYDQWKSSMHHFSSFNNQWYRKSIEYMQDVNGVRSSKWCAGCHDHAVFFNGRFDRPIKDQIDTPEAQAGLACTSCHSISSVHSTMGQGDFTIEYPPLHDLAASSNPILKKAHDTLLYLDPEPHRRTFLQSFHTAQTPEFCSACHKVHLDVPVNNYRWSRGFNDYDNWQASGVSGQGARSFYYPPKPQMCADCHMPLVASADPAAKGGMIHSHRFPAANTAIPFVNGDKTQLGTTQAFLQTAVSVDIFGLVRGAEARPVAQTPASQEPSEASTFAVGEESMNFGARQGFIATPSEVVGPLDKIDATVTPGESVRLEVVVRTRKVGHFFPGGTVDAFDVWVEFEALDEQGRTVFHSGAIEDGGRGPVESGAHFYRSLLIDAHGNQINKRNAWAARSVAYVRLIPPGAADTIHYRLTIPPDAKGRITLRAKVNYRKFAWWNTQWAFAGVRAPGTPKDAVGVGYDDGVWQFTGDTSHVSGPMKAIPDIPTTILSQAQATLRVAPPAAGAKTQVLDPSVRERWNDYGIGLLLQGDLKGAEAAFLKVTQMEPGYPDGWVNVARAQIQEGNMTAAEGMLQQALTRDPKLAKTHFFLGTVLKTSGRYDEALAHLREASAQYPRDRVVLNQIGRVLFLQRQFAPAVQAFQQVLSVDPEDLQAHYNLMLCYRGLGNNEQAGREEQLYERFKADESSQAITGPYRQLHPDDNNERQSIHEHKDTKGTNGTKGTKELAGGAR
- a CDS encoding FG-GAP-like repeat-containing protein, which produces MSRITLHALAVTLLIAVGRAQQPAVAVRDNAYRANNTGVAYLEQYNFAAATAAFRRARAIDPALAIARLNLGIAMFYGGDAKAARTELEAARAALPGRPEPDYLLGLLARADDRVEDAVAAFGRVRQMDPADAGAATNLGQLYLEQREYTKAADLLRAALAAEPYNATAAYGLATALTRAGDPGAPAAMDRFQALRNTGYAVTYSQAYLEQGRYGEAIASTGAEADLVDPATPAVGFTDVTATRLPGTRTSGAPPLPSNAGAIALADLDGDGSLDLVDGGGTSLRVFRNVRGRFVDTTAAWFGAAPLPPATAVVVGDYDNDGRADLLVVRTDGVTLYHQTERAGFENATARAGLSAIERRAAGRTAAFVDADHDGDLDLAIAFGGDRAGAGGPAANVLLRNNGDGTFTDITAQAGVAASRAIAAIVPTDFDNRRDIDLLMAGAGAPLLFRNMRDGTFKDVAADAGLRVTTDVDAIAAGDINKDGYPDFFFGNATGPGTLALSDGRGGFTTAALPAASRARAAQLLDYDADGLLDLLIVTSGGPKMLRNIGSGWSDVTSRAFPGSLAAYAPGDLSAMALATGDLDGDGSTDIVFRGRDGVRVWRNTRAGAAHIVHVQLAPRASNRSGIGAKIDMRAGSLRQRLETYAAAPAPAPADVNFGLGARAGADVIRVLWPSGILQSETPAQPGGTIAGSLKVEELDRKPSSCPFLYTWDGTRFAFITDFLGGGEMGYLEDPPGERNTPDPVEYVRVTGDQLKPRDGRYDIRVTNELEESMFLDRVRLIAVAHPLDVEIWPNAGLRTTPEPFRLITTRGARPPLAAVDDQGRDVLEAVSRLDRRFVDGFASDRVRGYAKMHSLTLTLPPAGPGGHRMLLLTGWTDYAFSVDNYAASQSGLRMTLPSLQVEDGVGGWRTVIDDIGFPAGRPQTVTVDLTGKVPASAARVRIVTSMKIYWDRVLVDTSDGRAETRETTLDPLTASLHWRGFSREGSPDGREPFGYDYDTVSNDSPWKLFPGRYTREGDVRELLLASDDRFVIARSGDEIALSFDAAALPALPAGWTRTFLFFGDGFSKEMDLHSASPDTLGPVPFHGMPHYPFAPSERPPLTAAQIADVERYHTRIVARPLPPIELTPRPPARR
- a CDS encoding O-antigen ligase family protein, with product MRLQAGPGSNGLADTGPVLPAAPLERAACLTMLAFAAALQVSIAAADILLTITTLLWIALLVRNHERAEFPNLFWPLAAYAVATLAAAVFSVDPRVSLVDSKQLVLLIIVPLTYRLFRGRRALLATDVVITVGAMSAAYGIIQYLILNYDNLGRRPQGTLGLYMTYSGLLMLVTCAAVSRVIFAHRRRAWAALVLPALLLALAFTFTRSAWVGACVGLGILFLLRDFRLLALLPLVFAAFVFTAPANLTARLYSTINLKDPSNADRLAMLKSGWHIIKDDPLTGVGPDMVQEVYPHYRVPGAVNQMTPHLHNVPLQIAAERGLPALLVWLWFIATLVRDFWRRRQADQPSLSNAGLSVIGAMLAAGLFEYNFGDSEFLMLFLVLVTLPYAYRPD
- the rfaE1 gene encoding D-glycero-beta-D-manno-heptose-7-phosphate kinase — protein: MPTGPTDLRALLDAARDRTVLILGDLMLDHFVIGRVDRISPEAPVPVVQFDHESFRLGGAANVAHNVAALGGRAEIAGLVGNDAEGARLVAELREAGIGTGGVLADANRCTTRKLRVVTTRNQQVARVDYECDAPVGAALEAELVKKVREALARADVVLISDYQKGAVTAGTAQAAIAGARARGVPSLVDPKVPHIDYYAGASLITPNHHEAGAVTLQRIRTAEEARRAAQAFRVRAQCESVLITRGEHGMWLLGPGGEFDLPAEAREVSDVTGAGDTVIAAMGLGLAAQGTAVAAARLANRAAGLAVARFGPVAISYDELATALG